The Procambarus clarkii isolate CNS0578487 chromosome 91, FALCON_Pclarkii_2.0, whole genome shotgun sequence genome includes a region encoding these proteins:
- the LOC123773855 gene encoding uncharacterized protein → MQRIEGDKRQERLLFAYSTTTSIKRLATTTLTAISTCLSTSLNAPACQGRRKKSLTISLENLKNLSEDMALDLLPSRAEVEEVDQPAGRLVSDRKGRKFTIWSSYISTLTLTSTSYLTGTTITATAYCIAPGVSQGCFGK, encoded by the exons atgcagaggattgagGGAGATAAGAGGCAGGAGAGACTGCTCTTCGCCTActccaccaccacttccatcaagcgcctcgccaccaccaccctcaccgccATCTCCACCTGCCTCTCTACATCGCTTAATGCTCCGGCATGTCAGGGGCGCAGGAAAAAGTCGCTCACTATTAGTCTTGA AAATCTGAAGAACTTGTCGGAGGACATGGCACTGGACCTGCTACCCAGCCGGGCGGAGGTGGAGGAGGTGGACCAGCCGGCCGGCCGGCTAGTGTCGGATCGAAAGGGCCGGAAATTCACCATCTGGTCGTCATATATCAGCACCTTGACCCTCACTTCCACCTCCTACCTTACcggcaccaccatcaccgccacagcCTACTGCATCGCCCCGGGCGTCAGCCAGGGATGCTTCGGCAAGTAG
- the LOC123773821 gene encoding uncharacterized protein, whose amino-acid sequence MKACVAALCGVLAAVVAAQAQGAEDVGHPSPAETEERLEVDRRQERLFAIYTTTSVKRLATTTITALSTCLSTTASPACQGRKKRTVFKNLLLLENDRKDPFGELAGSQLEPGEVEERVKREVVNRDGKKLTIWSTYLSTLTLTSTSYLTGTTVTVTAMCAAPGITQGCFGK is encoded by the exons ATGAAGGCGTGCGTGGCGGCGCTGTGTGGAGTGCTGGCAGCGGTAGTGGCCGCCCAGGCGCAAGGTGCCGAAGACGTGGGTCATCCCTCGCCAGCAGAGACGGAGGAGAGACTGGAGGTGGACAGGAGGCAGGAGAGACTCTTCGCTATATACACCACCACCTCCGTCAagcgcctcgccaccaccaccatcaccgccctcTCCACCTGCCTCAGTACCACCGCTTCGCCGGCGTGTCAGGGCCGCAAGAAGAGGACAGTCTTTAAAAATCTGCT GCTGTTGGAGAACGACCGAAAAGACCCGTTCGGGGAGCTGGCGGGAAGTCAGCTCGAGCCGGGCGAGGTGGAAGAACGAgtcaagagggaggtggtgaacagGGACGGCAAGAAGCTGACCATCTGGTCCACCTACCtcagcaccctcaccctcacctccacctcctACCTCACCGGCACCACCGTCACCGTCACCGCCATGTGTGCGGCCCCGGGCATCACCCAGGGATGCTTCggcaagtag
- the LOC123773856 gene encoding uncharacterized protein encodes MKARVAVLGGCLLALMAAAAGSDDRLTNHEDTPERLEADRRQERLLFAYSTTTSVKRLATVTLTALSTCLSTFSTAAGSKIPICSGRKRRTIFSKIELNDMLVDNLSGTLADEDSYNAKGRAMEPAVGREVLDRKGRKFTIWSTYVSTLTLTSTSYLTGTTVTITAMCVAAGVTQGCFGK; translated from the exons ATGAAGGCGCGTGTGGCGGTGTTGGGCGGCTGCCTCCTGGCGCTGATGGCAGCCGCGGCGGGCAGCGACGACCGCCTCACCAACCACGAAGACACGCCAGAGAGACTGGAGGCTGACAGGAGGCAGGAGAGACTGCTCTTCgcctactccaccaccacctccgtcaAGCGCCTCGCCACCGTCACCCTCACCGCCCTCTCCACCTGCCTCTCCACCTTCTCCACCGCCGCGGGATCCAAAATTCCGATTTGTAGCGGCAGAAAGAGGCGGACGATCTTCAGTAAAATTGA ACTTAACGATATGTTAGTCGACAACCTCTCTGGGACCTTAGCGGACGAAGATTCCTACAACGCAAAAGGACGAGCTATGGAGCCGGCTGTTGGGCGGGAGGTCCTGGACCGGAAGGGCCGGAAATTCACCATCTGGTCGACCTACGTCAGTACCTTGACCCTGACCTCCACCTCCTACCTCACcggcaccaccgtcaccatcaccgccATGTGTGTCGCCGCCGGCGTCACCCAGGGATGCTTCGGCAAGTAG